Proteins found in one Zea mays cultivar B73 chromosome 1, Zm-B73-REFERENCE-NAM-5.0, whole genome shotgun sequence genomic segment:
- the LOC100282157 gene encoding protein trpH gives MGNKKSKRSRSKKNKTNADQALALDYVRAWVLPVPPPLKPSAADVDDFLPVQATRRGDVLFELHSHSNHSDGFLSPSALVERAHRNGVKVLALTDHDTMAGIPEAVSAASKFGMRIIPGVEISALYNPREVAGAGETVHILAYYGMCGPSRCDELDGMLLNIRDGRYLRAKNMLEKLTTLKVPIKWEHVNKIAGDGVAPGRLHIARALVEMGYVENLRQAFNKYLGDDGPAYARGSEPFAETVVQLISRTGGFSALAHPWSLKNPDAIIRSLKGAGLNGMEVYRSDGEVNGFSELAEKYGLLKLGGSDFHGRGGKDESDVGTVKLAITTLCCFLKMARSIWSSAMKDILLKFAEEPSAANLGNMLKFGRLTKFAGFSPINNGIHVVDFCLSSWSSNDDIEDVELEEVRLKLAHYAE, from the exons ATGGGAAACAAGAAGTCGAAGCGGAGCAGGAGCAAGAAGAACAAAACCAACGCCGACCAGGCCCTGGCCCTAGACTACGTCCGCGCCTGGGTGCTCCCCGTGCCGCCACCCCTGAAGCCCTCGGCGGCCGACGTCGACGATTTCCTGCCGGTCCAGGCTACACGCCGGGGCGATGTGCTGTTTGAGCTCCACTCCCACTCAAACCACAGCGACGGGTTCCTCTCCCCTTCCGCACTCGTCGAGCGCGCCCATCGCAACGGG GTGAAAGTTCTTGCCCTAACAGATCATGACACCATGGCTGGCATACCAGAAGCTGTGTCAGCGGCCTCCAAGTTTGGCATGAGAATAATTCCTGGAGTTGAAATCAGTGCGCTATATAATCCAAG GGAAGTTGCTGGTGCGGGTGAGACTGTTCATATCCTTGCATACTATGGTATGTGTGGTCCGTCGAGGTGTGATGAGTTGGACGGCATGCTATTGAACATTAGAGATGGGCGATACTTACGTGCAAAGAACATGCTGGAAAAGCTAACTACACTGAAGGTGCCAATAAAGTGGGAGCATGTGAATAAAATTGCTGGTGACGGAGTGGCACCTGGCCGGTTGCATATAGCTAGGGCTCTGGTTGAAATGGGTTATGTAGAGAATTTAAGACAAGCATTCAACAAATACCTAGGCGATGATGGCCCTGCATATGCCAG AGGAAGTGAACCATTTGCTGAGACTGTTGTGCAGTTAATTAGTCGCACTGGGGGTTTTTCTGCACTTGCTCATCCTTGGTCATTGAAGAACCCAGATGCAATAATCAGGTCTTTAAAAGGTGCTGGTCTTAACGGTATGGAGGTCTACAGAAGTGATGGAGAAGTTAATG GATTTAGCGAACTGGCTGAGAAGTATGGACTTCTGAAACTTGGAGGTTCAGATTTTCATGGAAGAGGTGGAAAAGATGAATCTGATGTTGGAACAGTTAAGCTCGCTATTACAACTTTGTGCTGTTTTTTGAAGATGGCTAGGTCTATCTGGTCTTCTGCTATGAAAGACATCCTGCTTAAGTTTGCAGAGGAACCGTCTGCTGCAAATCTAGGAAACATGCTCAAGTTTGGACGTCTTACCAAATTTGCTGGTTTTTCTCCAATAAACAATGGTATTCATGTTGTTGATTTCTGCTTATCTTCTTGGTCAAGCAATGATGATATCGAAGATGTTGAGCTTGAAGAGGTAAGATTGAAGCTTGCTCATTATGCAGAATAA